The genomic window GGTGGCGGCGCGGTCGGCGAGGCCCGCGAGACCGCCGTCGGGACGGACGACCGCGCCGCCCACCCCGTCGTCGATGATCTCCACGACGACCCAGGAGTCCTCCCGCGCGACCCGGACCGTCGCGCGGGTGGCCTCCGCGTACTTGGCGATGTTCGCCAGTGACTCGGCGACGATGAAGTACGCGATGCTCTCCACGGCCGCCGGGGGACGTTCGGGCAGGTCGACGGTGACCTCGACCGGCACCGGGGCGCGTCCGGCGAGGCCCGACAGCGCCGGGTCCAGGCCCCGGTCGGTGAGGATCGCCGGGTAGATGCCGCGCGCGAGGTCGCGCAGTTCCTGGATCGCCTCGCGGGTGCCGGCGTGCGCCTGCTCGATGAGGTCGCGGGCGCCCTCGGGGTCGTTGTCGAGCTTGGCGCGGGCGCGGCCGATGTCCATCGCGACGGCGAGGAGCCGCTGCTGGGCGCCGTCGTGCAGGTCCCGCTCGATGCGGCGGCGCTCGAACTCGACGGCGTCCACGCCGCGCGCCCGGCTCGCCCGCAGGTGCTCGGTCTTGGCGCGCAGCTCACGGTTCTCGGCCTGCGACGCGTTCGGCCCGAGCAGGAACGTGGCGTAGAGGGCGTGCGCGATGGCCATCGTCCGCGTGACGTACACGGCGCCGACGAGCAGCGCGGCGCCGATGACGCTCATCGGCAGCGCTTGAAGCGGGTTCCCCGCCCAGTACGAGACGACCCCGACGTTCACCTCGGTGCCGCCGCCGATCGCGACGATGAGCGGCAGGAACAGCAGCGTCCCGGTCAGCGCCCACATGAGGACCGAGGCGAGGAACTCCACCAGCCCGATCGGGAAGCGCAGCGCCAGGTAGATGAGGTCCTTCCAGGTCGCCGGGTCGAAGACCATCGCCTTGAGCTTGGGGAACGGGTTCGCGCCCTTCGGCAGCGGACGGTACGGATCCCGGATCCGCACGCCGAACGCCAGCCCCACGAGCCGCCGTTCCATCATCGCCGCGGCCCGCCAGGCGAGCATCATCAGCACGAGCAGCGGGAAGCCGATCCAGATGATCGTCAGCGCGCCCGACACGGCGATCCCGACGACCAGCCCGATGAAGTAGGCGAGCCCGAAGAAGAAGCTGAGGCCGAGGTACACGGCGGACGTCCAGGTCAGCGACGAGCCGAGCATCCGCGCCGGCCGCCACGCCCCGGTCGCGACCGTCCCGCGCCGGGTGATGCTGAGTGCGCTCACAATGTCCCTCCGTGCCGTCCCGCCCTGACGTGCTCCAGCCTCGCCGACCCCGGCCGTGTCCGGCCATGGAGCGTCCCGCCGAGCCGCCGGTGGGGTTAACCCCACCCGGCCCGCGGGCTGGCCCGCTTTCGGCTGTCGGGCCTGGCCCAGTGCTCTCGCCCGTGCCGGTCCGCGACCGTGGTCGCCATGACAAGAGCGTCGCATCCCCCCGGAATCCGCCGCATCGCGGCGGTCCTCCTTCCCCTCGCGGCGGCCGGTCTCACGTCCGTGCCGGCGCACGCTGCGGCGACCGACCGGACGAGCCCGGCCGAGGCCAGGCGGGTGGACCGCGTGCCCGCGCCCGTCCTGCGCTGGACGGCCTGCCGGACGACCGCCGAGTGCGCCACCGCGCGGCTCCCGCTGGACTACGACGATCCGCACGGCCCGACGATCGAGGTGGCGCTGCTGCGGGTGCGGGCGAAGGATCCCGCGCACCGGCTGGGCACCCTGTTCGTCAACCCGGGCGGCCCCGGCGACTCGTCCCGGGACCTGGCCGCCCTGGCGCCCCGGTTCCTCAGCCGCACGCTGCTCGACCGGTTCGACACCGTCGGCGTGGACCCGCGCGGAGTCGGCGGCAGCCGCGTGCGGTGCTTCGCCACCGAGGCGGAGCAGCAGCGCGCCCTGGCCCCGTTCACGACCGTCCCGTTCCCGGCCGCCCGCGCCGACCAGCGCGCCTGGACGTCCGC from Actinomadura rubteroloni includes these protein-coding regions:
- a CDS encoding sensor histidine kinase, with product MSALSITRRGTVATGAWRPARMLGSSLTWTSAVYLGLSFFFGLAYFIGLVVGIAVSGALTIIWIGFPLLVLMMLAWRAAAMMERRLVGLAFGVRIRDPYRPLPKGANPFPKLKAMVFDPATWKDLIYLALRFPIGLVEFLASVLMWALTGTLLFLPLIVAIGGGTEVNVGVVSYWAGNPLQALPMSVIGAALLVGAVYVTRTMAIAHALYATFLLGPNASQAENRELRAKTEHLRASRARGVDAVEFERRRIERDLHDGAQQRLLAVAMDIGRARAKLDNDPEGARDLIEQAHAGTREAIQELRDLARGIYPAILTDRGLDPALSGLAGRAPVPVEVTVDLPERPPAAVESIAYFIVAESLANIAKYAEATRATVRVAREDSWVVVEIIDDGVGGAVVRPDGGLAGLADRAATIDGMVIVDSPPGGPTIVRADLPCSW